In Vanessa cardui chromosome 8, ilVanCard2.1, whole genome shotgun sequence, the following are encoded in one genomic region:
- the LOC124531811 gene encoding protein argonaute-2-like isoform X1, translated as MYKPAFNMGKGGKKKNKHSEKDNVGSGTSSETQPSTSQAPIAEVQKLNISDKPEPSEPKEEYFGLGIEGSSKKRPRKKKKDDTSHAGDPAAQQMTGLTAAGPAQAFPKLSTGLGRGRGWGPPQMVPQAQVVPIQPIQQQVPVQPQVQPTTGWGAPLATAQQQQQQQQQQQQQPPPQRSFPATETAQFAPPATFAQPQSSGVGRSRGRGFAPDRSDKTISVGSRPADTPNRFKIPTKCPGGIVTRQSRPLKLITNYLEMKIKPLKIYRYDVSIKPEKPKKLTPKAFLAVKKMKFPNHVVAFDQRKNCYSLTRLWNTSEERMNVNVELLDDNKVKMNFDVTMKATGVVDINTILQHMKNGESSLNPPTEAIQAIDVILQQGTLENYVKVGRQYFMRPRNPIDLFYGMEMWTGLFQSAIFTSRAFINIDVAHKAFPRNQSLINALINDFRLDPKRPLNQQRGVDYFEQFIKGLRVVAKIGGGEKVREYICNGLVDPANRLTFPINDPAGKAKSITVEKYFEVDKNYRLRYPYLNCMWVGPKDKNIYYPMELLDISFGQPINKQLNEKQLQTMVREAATPPNERMNKIKEVIRNMNYSANASFKHFQLEVSDKFFQVDAKVLQAPKLDIGIGKPVDPRKGVWQANRFLKASALETWGLITIEADPTTCQCQSFIDMIKRVGVQMGMSVRDPLMTNFNVRMSEIHKILLTAYEKRINILFVIVPVRFRDAYEKVKRMAELEVGILTQCIKDLTASRRMSEQTVRNILLKVNSKLMGINQCLETRCVPECIKKGGVMMVGADVTHPPPDQKTIPSIAAVSASIDPKCFLYNIELSMQTPKEEIIVDFEDMMFDHLQNYRQRQNMLPRKIFVFRDGVSEGQFAQVMRSELVAIQKAYHRLDQQVKPEILFLLVQKRHHTRFFLGESNPQNVEPGTVVDSEIVHPRELDFYLVSHQALKGTARPTRYHVICNDGNIPSDEVEQLAYYLCHLYARCSRSVSYPAPTYYAHLACLRARTLTSGDRINNAELEKKPKRLRVLDRMLQHSRMFFV; from the exons ATAAGCCAGCCTTCAATATGGGGaaag GTGGAAAGAAAAAGAATAAACATTCGGAGAAAGATAATGTCGGATCTGGTACCTCGTCTGAAACTCAGCCTTCTACTTCGCAAGCTCCCATTGCGGAAGTGCAAAAGTTGAATATATCTGATAAACCTGAGCCTAGTGAACCGAAAGAAGAATATTTTGGCTTAGGTATAGAGGGATCCAGTAAAAAACGTCCTCGTAAAAAGAAGAAAGATGATACCTCTCATGCAGGTGATCCCGCTGCCCAGCAAATGACTGGTCTCACTGCAGCTGGTCCCGCGCAGGCCTTTCCCAAACTATCTACTGGGTTAGGCCGTGGCAGAGGCTGGGGCCCTCCACAAATGGTTCCACAGGCGCAAGTTGTCCCAATTCAACCTATTCAGCAACAAGTACCAGTGCAACCTCAAGTACAACCTACTACTGGCTGGGGAGCGCCACTAGCAActgctcaacaacaacaacaacaacaacaacaacaacaacaacaaccaccgCCGCAACGATCTTTTCCAGCAACGGAAACAGCACAATTTGCCCCACCAGCAACATTCGCTCAACCACAATCATCTGGTGTAGGACGTAGTAGAGGAAGAGGATTTGCTCCTGATCGTTCGGATAAAACGATATCAGTTGGGAGCAGACCCGCTGATACTccaaatagatttaaaataccAACAAAATGTCCCGGCGGTATTGTTACTAGACAATCAAGACCTCTCaagttaattacaaattactTGGAGATGAAAATTAAGCCTCTCAAAATA TATCGTTACGACGTTTCTATTAAGCCAGAGAAACCAAAAAAGCTAACACCAAAAGCTTTTTTAGCtgtaaagaaaatgaaatttcCAAACCACGTCGTTGCATTCGATCAAAGAAAAAATTGTTACTCATTAACGCGTCTCTGGAACACGTCAGAAGAACGTATGAACGTAAAC GTGGAACTTCTCGATGACAATAAAGTGAAGATGAATTTCGATGTGACAATGAAGGCGACTGGCGTTGTGGATATCAACAcaattttaca gCACATGAAGAATGGCGAAAGTTCGTTGAATCCACCGACGGAAGCCATTCAAGCCATCGATGTAATTTTACAGCAAGGAACATTGGAGAATTATGTGAAG GTGGGCAGACAGTATTTCATGCGGCCGAGGAACCCGATAGATTTGTTCTATGGCATGGAGATGTGGACCGGCCTCTTTCAGTCTGCAATATTTACTTCGCGTGCCTTCATTAATATTGATG ttgCACACAAAGCCTTTCCGAGAAATCAATCTTTGATTAACgctttaattaatgattttcgTTTGGATCCAAAAAGACCGTTGAATCAACAAAGAGGCGTTGACTATTTTGAACAATTTATTAAGGGACTGAGG gtTGTGGCGAAGATCGGAGGCGGAGAAAAAGTCCGAGAATACATTTGCAACGGACTGGTTGATCCAGCGAACCGGCTCACTTTCCCCATCAACGACCCCGCAGGGAAAGCGAAATCCATCACTGTTGAGAAGTACTTTGAAGTTGACAAGAATTACAG attacGCTATCCTTACCTGAATTGCATGTGGGTGGGACCGaaggataaaaatatttattatcctaTGGAGCTATTGGATATTTCGTTTGGCCAG CCAATAAATAAGCAGCTCAACGAAAAGCAGCTCCAAACGATGGTCCGTGAAGCAGCGACTCCGCCCAACGAGCGCATGAATAAAATCAAAGAAGTCATTCGGAAC ATGAATTACTCTGCGAATGCCAGCTTCAAGCACTTCCAATTGGAAGTTTCGGACAAATTCTTCCAAGTGGACGCCAAGGTGTTGCAGGCGCCTAAATTGGACATCGGAATTGGAAAACCTGTTGATCCAAG aaaaggCGTATGGCAAGCCAATCGCTTCTTGAAGGCGAGTGCGCTTGAAACGTGGGGCTTAATTACAATCGAAGCAGATCCCACGACATGCCAGTGCCAAAGCTTCATAGATATG ATAAAGCGAGTTGGTGTTCAAATGGGTATGTCCGTGCGAGATCCCCTCATGACGAATTTCAACGTGAGAATGAGCGAGATCCATAAGATATTATTAACAGCGTATGAGAAGAGAATAAATATCTTGTTCGTTATCGTCCCGGTGAGGTTTAGAGATGCCTACGAAAag GTGAAACGCATGGCGGAACTCGAAGTGGGCATCTTGACGCAATGCATCAAAGACTTGACGGCGTCACGCCGCATGAGCGAGCAGACTGTGCGCAACATATTGTTGAAG GTAAATTCTAAGCTCATGGGAATCAATCAATGCTTAGAAACCCGCTGTGTGCCCGAGTGCATCAAGAAGGGAGGGGTCATGATGGTCGGCGCTGACGTCACCCATCCTCCCCCAGATCAG AAAACAATTCCAAGCATTGCTGCAGTTAGCGCTTCGATTGATCCCAAATGTTTCTTATACAATATTGAATTGAGCATGCAGACACCaaag GAAGAGATTATAGTGGACTTTGAAGATATGATGTTTGATCATTTGCAAAACTACAGGCAACGACAGAACATGCTGCCTCGCAAGATATTTGTGTTCCGTGATGGAGTCTCCGAGGGACAATTCGCTCAA GTGATGCGAAGTGAGCTGGTGGCGATACAGAAAGCTTATCACCGATTGGATCAACAGGTGAAGCCGGAAATATTATTCTTACTTGTACAAAAGAGACATCACACTCG GTTCTTCCTAGGAGAGAGTAATCCACAAAATGTAGAGCCCGGTACCGTGGTTGACAGTGAAATCGTACACCCGCGCGAGTTGGACTTTTATTTG GTGTCACACCAGGCGCTGAAGGGCACGGCGCGGCCGACGCGCTACCACGTGATCTGCAACGACGGCAACATACCGTCGGACGAGGTAGAGCAGCTGGCCTACTACCTGTGTCACCTGTACGCGCGCTGCTCGCGCTCCGTGTCCTACCCCGCGCCCACCTACTACGCGCACCTGGCCTGCCTGCGCGCGCGCACGCTCACCAG CGGGGACCGCATCAACAACGCTGAATTAGAAAAGAAGCCTAAGCGACTTCGCGTTCTCGACAGGATGTTGCAGCACAGCCGTATGTTCTTCGTTTAA
- the LOC124531811 gene encoding protein argonaute-2-like isoform X2, with amino-acid sequence MGKGGKKKNKHSEKDNVGSGTSSETQPSTSQAPIAEVQKLNISDKPEPSEPKEEYFGLGIEGSSKKRPRKKKKDDTSHAGDPAAQQMTGLTAAGPAQAFPKLSTGLGRGRGWGPPQMVPQAQVVPIQPIQQQVPVQPQVQPTTGWGAPLATAQQQQQQQQQQQQQPPPQRSFPATETAQFAPPATFAQPQSSGVGRSRGRGFAPDRSDKTISVGSRPADTPNRFKIPTKCPGGIVTRQSRPLKLITNYLEMKIKPLKIYRYDVSIKPEKPKKLTPKAFLAVKKMKFPNHVVAFDQRKNCYSLTRLWNTSEERMNVNVELLDDNKVKMNFDVTMKATGVVDINTILQHMKNGESSLNPPTEAIQAIDVILQQGTLENYVKVGRQYFMRPRNPIDLFYGMEMWTGLFQSAIFTSRAFINIDVAHKAFPRNQSLINALINDFRLDPKRPLNQQRGVDYFEQFIKGLRVVAKIGGGEKVREYICNGLVDPANRLTFPINDPAGKAKSITVEKYFEVDKNYRLRYPYLNCMWVGPKDKNIYYPMELLDISFGQPINKQLNEKQLQTMVREAATPPNERMNKIKEVIRNMNYSANASFKHFQLEVSDKFFQVDAKVLQAPKLDIGIGKPVDPRKGVWQANRFLKASALETWGLITIEADPTTCQCQSFIDMIKRVGVQMGMSVRDPLMTNFNVRMSEIHKILLTAYEKRINILFVIVPVRFRDAYEKVKRMAELEVGILTQCIKDLTASRRMSEQTVRNILLKVNSKLMGINQCLETRCVPECIKKGGVMMVGADVTHPPPDQKTIPSIAAVSASIDPKCFLYNIELSMQTPKEEIIVDFEDMMFDHLQNYRQRQNMLPRKIFVFRDGVSEGQFAQVMRSELVAIQKAYHRLDQQVKPEILFLLVQKRHHTRFFLGESNPQNVEPGTVVDSEIVHPRELDFYLVSHQALKGTARPTRYHVICNDGNIPSDEVEQLAYYLCHLYARCSRSVSYPAPTYYAHLACLRARTLTSGDRINNAELEKKPKRLRVLDRMLQHSRMFFV; translated from the exons ATGGGGaaag GTGGAAAGAAAAAGAATAAACATTCGGAGAAAGATAATGTCGGATCTGGTACCTCGTCTGAAACTCAGCCTTCTACTTCGCAAGCTCCCATTGCGGAAGTGCAAAAGTTGAATATATCTGATAAACCTGAGCCTAGTGAACCGAAAGAAGAATATTTTGGCTTAGGTATAGAGGGATCCAGTAAAAAACGTCCTCGTAAAAAGAAGAAAGATGATACCTCTCATGCAGGTGATCCCGCTGCCCAGCAAATGACTGGTCTCACTGCAGCTGGTCCCGCGCAGGCCTTTCCCAAACTATCTACTGGGTTAGGCCGTGGCAGAGGCTGGGGCCCTCCACAAATGGTTCCACAGGCGCAAGTTGTCCCAATTCAACCTATTCAGCAACAAGTACCAGTGCAACCTCAAGTACAACCTACTACTGGCTGGGGAGCGCCACTAGCAActgctcaacaacaacaacaacaacaacaacaacaacaacaacaaccaccgCCGCAACGATCTTTTCCAGCAACGGAAACAGCACAATTTGCCCCACCAGCAACATTCGCTCAACCACAATCATCTGGTGTAGGACGTAGTAGAGGAAGAGGATTTGCTCCTGATCGTTCGGATAAAACGATATCAGTTGGGAGCAGACCCGCTGATACTccaaatagatttaaaataccAACAAAATGTCCCGGCGGTATTGTTACTAGACAATCAAGACCTCTCaagttaattacaaattactTGGAGATGAAAATTAAGCCTCTCAAAATA TATCGTTACGACGTTTCTATTAAGCCAGAGAAACCAAAAAAGCTAACACCAAAAGCTTTTTTAGCtgtaaagaaaatgaaatttcCAAACCACGTCGTTGCATTCGATCAAAGAAAAAATTGTTACTCATTAACGCGTCTCTGGAACACGTCAGAAGAACGTATGAACGTAAAC GTGGAACTTCTCGATGACAATAAAGTGAAGATGAATTTCGATGTGACAATGAAGGCGACTGGCGTTGTGGATATCAACAcaattttaca gCACATGAAGAATGGCGAAAGTTCGTTGAATCCACCGACGGAAGCCATTCAAGCCATCGATGTAATTTTACAGCAAGGAACATTGGAGAATTATGTGAAG GTGGGCAGACAGTATTTCATGCGGCCGAGGAACCCGATAGATTTGTTCTATGGCATGGAGATGTGGACCGGCCTCTTTCAGTCTGCAATATTTACTTCGCGTGCCTTCATTAATATTGATG ttgCACACAAAGCCTTTCCGAGAAATCAATCTTTGATTAACgctttaattaatgattttcgTTTGGATCCAAAAAGACCGTTGAATCAACAAAGAGGCGTTGACTATTTTGAACAATTTATTAAGGGACTGAGG gtTGTGGCGAAGATCGGAGGCGGAGAAAAAGTCCGAGAATACATTTGCAACGGACTGGTTGATCCAGCGAACCGGCTCACTTTCCCCATCAACGACCCCGCAGGGAAAGCGAAATCCATCACTGTTGAGAAGTACTTTGAAGTTGACAAGAATTACAG attacGCTATCCTTACCTGAATTGCATGTGGGTGGGACCGaaggataaaaatatttattatcctaTGGAGCTATTGGATATTTCGTTTGGCCAG CCAATAAATAAGCAGCTCAACGAAAAGCAGCTCCAAACGATGGTCCGTGAAGCAGCGACTCCGCCCAACGAGCGCATGAATAAAATCAAAGAAGTCATTCGGAAC ATGAATTACTCTGCGAATGCCAGCTTCAAGCACTTCCAATTGGAAGTTTCGGACAAATTCTTCCAAGTGGACGCCAAGGTGTTGCAGGCGCCTAAATTGGACATCGGAATTGGAAAACCTGTTGATCCAAG aaaaggCGTATGGCAAGCCAATCGCTTCTTGAAGGCGAGTGCGCTTGAAACGTGGGGCTTAATTACAATCGAAGCAGATCCCACGACATGCCAGTGCCAAAGCTTCATAGATATG ATAAAGCGAGTTGGTGTTCAAATGGGTATGTCCGTGCGAGATCCCCTCATGACGAATTTCAACGTGAGAATGAGCGAGATCCATAAGATATTATTAACAGCGTATGAGAAGAGAATAAATATCTTGTTCGTTATCGTCCCGGTGAGGTTTAGAGATGCCTACGAAAag GTGAAACGCATGGCGGAACTCGAAGTGGGCATCTTGACGCAATGCATCAAAGACTTGACGGCGTCACGCCGCATGAGCGAGCAGACTGTGCGCAACATATTGTTGAAG GTAAATTCTAAGCTCATGGGAATCAATCAATGCTTAGAAACCCGCTGTGTGCCCGAGTGCATCAAGAAGGGAGGGGTCATGATGGTCGGCGCTGACGTCACCCATCCTCCCCCAGATCAG AAAACAATTCCAAGCATTGCTGCAGTTAGCGCTTCGATTGATCCCAAATGTTTCTTATACAATATTGAATTGAGCATGCAGACACCaaag GAAGAGATTATAGTGGACTTTGAAGATATGATGTTTGATCATTTGCAAAACTACAGGCAACGACAGAACATGCTGCCTCGCAAGATATTTGTGTTCCGTGATGGAGTCTCCGAGGGACAATTCGCTCAA GTGATGCGAAGTGAGCTGGTGGCGATACAGAAAGCTTATCACCGATTGGATCAACAGGTGAAGCCGGAAATATTATTCTTACTTGTACAAAAGAGACATCACACTCG GTTCTTCCTAGGAGAGAGTAATCCACAAAATGTAGAGCCCGGTACCGTGGTTGACAGTGAAATCGTACACCCGCGCGAGTTGGACTTTTATTTG GTGTCACACCAGGCGCTGAAGGGCACGGCGCGGCCGACGCGCTACCACGTGATCTGCAACGACGGCAACATACCGTCGGACGAGGTAGAGCAGCTGGCCTACTACCTGTGTCACCTGTACGCGCGCTGCTCGCGCTCCGTGTCCTACCCCGCGCCCACCTACTACGCGCACCTGGCCTGCCTGCGCGCGCGCACGCTCACCAG CGGGGACCGCATCAACAACGCTGAATTAGAAAAGAAGCCTAAGCGACTTCGCGTTCTCGACAGGATGTTGCAGCACAGCCGTATGTTCTTCGTTTAA
- the LOC124531763 gene encoding aminoacylase-1-like, which produces MVQSQFSLLWDSYKSNICSGFASLQQNGELVDMTLAADGHFVKVHQVLIALSSSYLKQLILSAPCQHPVIFLNNVSHTTLSLILEYIYTGEVLVPSANLSAFIEAAKALHVKGLETVLESSNNTGEKVEAEVDDANISGTCSIKRETNVSKISLPANARKIFVRHENISNSSTSAKKTWNECNVTEEIPSYSIVMDDHNNDSDDNVNKSSAQSNKSEKPKVTSSNLQFTVSIRGSLQVILNRYIYNLHSTQATGVRRWRCIDYRNKKCSAFLVTKGNVVINRANPHNHSFHDKKIIDKIKKDAVYLALDEVQTYIDNEKAKEREEPMESEFISLELNEGLNNYSEECKISQSIFRGNTTMQMSLLNKMIIVTFFVLLITNIIVCESSSSEYLTNQKQYERNPAIKRLQEYIQIDNSVKENAEVAVEFWRRQAEELGLPYAVHRPLGLPIFVMTWTGRQPELPSIMLNSHADVVPPGADIWNYPPFSGHIDENGNLHGRGSQDTKDVGIQYIEAVRKLIQNNMTLDRTVHITVMPDEETGGHRGMVPFVETEEFKSLNIGFALDEGFTSEDNTMYVTYQDKRPWQIKFIIRGKGGHGSSAANGHVVERLQRLLNIVMEYRNKQMQIQNSTHAFDFGAYTSVNVNMIEGGVAPNVIPTNMTVVMDMRLSVDAEVNEVQDMINSWMAELGDASSLEYIRRVENSPATAVDETNPYWMAMRDTMKELGLTVVPLVCPATSDMVVVRAKAIPALGFTTKRNMIPKLHDVNEYIDLDQFLKGIDIYEALLKKLGNLP; this is translated from the exons ATGGTGCAATCACAATTTTCTCTTCTATGGGATTCATACAAATCTAATATTTGTTCTGGGTTTGCTAGCTTGCAGCAA aatggAGAACTTGTTGATATGACTTTAGCTGCTGATGGGCATTTTGTCAAAGTACATCAAGTTTTAATAGCTTTATCGAGTTCTTATTTAAAGCAATTAATTCTATCAGCACCGTGTCAACATCCCGTCATATTTCTCAAC AATGTCTCTCATACAACACTATCTCttattttggaatatatatACACGGGAGAGGTCTTAGTACCCTCTGCAAATTTGTCAGCTTTCATTGAAGCAGCAAAGGCACTTCATGTAAAGGGCCTAGAAACTGTG CTTGAAAGCAGTAATAACACTGGAGAAAAAGTTGAAGCAGAAGTTGATGATGCTAACATAAGTGGTACATGCAGTATCAAGAGAGAAACTAATGTCTCAAAg ATATCTTTGCCAGCCAATGcgagaaaaatatttgtacggcatgaaaatatttctaattcatctacgag TGCAAAGAAAACATGGAATGAATGTAATGTTACCGAAGAAATACCAAGTTATTCTATTGTTATGGATGATCATAATAATGATTCTGATGACAATGTTAACAAAAGTAGTGCACAGTCAAACAAAAGTGAAAAGCCTAAAG tgACGTCATCAAACTTACAATTCACGGTGTCGATTCGTGGTTCTTTACAAGTTATATTAAATCGTTATATATACAATCTTCACTCAACACAAGCAACTGGAGTTCGTCGATGGCGTTGTATTGACTATCGAAACAAGAAGTGTTCCGCTTTTCTTGTCACTAAAGGCAACGTTGTCATAAATAG agcAAATCCACACAATCATTCATTTCACGATAAAAAGattatcgataaaattaaaaaagatgcAGTTTATTTAGCACTTGATGAAGTTCAAACGTATATAGATAATGAGAAAGCTAAAGAACGAGAGGAACCGATGGAAAGTGAATTTATATCTCTTGAATTAAATGAGGGCTTGAATAATTATTCAGAAGAATGTAAAATATCGCAATctatt TTCCGTGGCAATACGACCATGCAAATGTCGCtcctaaataaaatgataattgtaacgttttttgttttgttaattacgAATATAATTGTGTGCGAGTCCTCGTCTAGTGAATACCTTACTAACCAAAAGCAATATGAACGAAATCCAGCAATAAAAAGACTACAGGAATATATACAAATTGACAATAGTGTTAAGGAAAACGCGG AAGTAGCAGTGGAATTTTGGAGGCGGCAAGCAGAAGAGTTGGGCTTACCTTATGCCGTGCACCGACCGCTCGGATTACCGATATTTGTTATGACATGGACGGGACGCCAGCCGGAACTACCGAGTATAATGCTTAACTCACATGCAGATGTCGTACCTCCCGGTGCT GACATCTGGAATTATCCACCTTTTTCGGGTCATATTGACGAAAACGGCAATTTACACGGACGCGGCTCGCAGGATACAAAGGATGTAGGCATTCAATACATAGAAGCTGTAAGAAaactaattcaaaataatatgactCTAGACAGAACAGTGCATATCACTGTTATGCCAG atGAAGAAACCGGAGGTCATAGGGGCATGGTGCCGTTCGTTGAGACTGAagaatttaaatctttaaatattggTTTTGCTCTTGACGAAGGATTTACGTCTGAAGATAATACCATGTATGTTACATATCAAGATAAACGGCCCTGgc aGATAAAGTTCATCATTCGTGGAAAAGGTGGACACGGATCGTCGGCAGCCAATGGACACGTAGTGGAAAGG TTGCAAAGATTGTTAAATATCGTTATGGAGTACCGAAATAAACAAATGCAGATACAAAATTCTACGCATGCCTTTGATTTTGGAGCATACACTTCAGTAAACGTCAACATGATTGAG gGTGGAGTTGCTCCTAATGTTATTCCGACTAACATGACCGTTGTTATGGATATGCGATTATCGGTCGATGCGGAAGTCAATGAAGTACAAGatatg attaattcaTGGATGGCTGAACTTGGGGATGCATCTTCCCTGGAGTATATAAGACGGGTAGAGAATTCTCCTGCGACAGCTGTCGATGAAACTAATCCATACTGGATGGCGATGCGCGACACCATGAAAGAATT AGGCTTGACCGTGGTACCATTAGTGTGTCCTGCCACGTCTGATATGGTGGTAGTTCGAGCTAAGGCCATTCCAGCTCTGGGATTTACTACCAAAAGGAATATGATTCCTAAGCTACACGATGTCAATGAATACATTGATTTGGATCAATTTTTAAAAGGCATAGATATCTATGAAGCTCTTTTAAAAAAACTGGGTAATCTTCCCTAG